From Paramormyrops kingsleyae isolate MSU_618 unplaced genomic scaffold, PKINGS_0.4 ups80, whole genome shotgun sequence, a single genomic window includes:
- the LOC140586888 gene encoding claudin-18-like: MIVGVVLAGIAALIAIFALKCIKMGGMEDTVKANLTLTSGIMFILSGICTIAGVSVFANFVVSSFMMTTFSTTEFGGMGSMAGMGIGGIGAPLTPRYTFGPALFVGWVAGGILTVGGVMMCVACKGLQPEKSQFHAVSYKAPSHNTIYKSEDRQRQIYNDSYKARSEDGRRSNMKYDYV; encoded by the exons ATGATAGTTGGAGTTGTTCTTGCAGGAATAGCAGCCCTTATAGCCATTTTTGCTTTGAAGTGTATTAAAATGGGTGGTATGGAAGACACAGTCAAGGCTAACTTGACACTAACATCTGGAATCATGTTTATTCTCTCAG GCATTTGTACAATTGCTGGAGTTTCAGTCTTCGCTAATTTCGTTGTGAGCAGTTTTATGATGACCACCTTCAGCACTACAGAATTTGGAGGAATGGGCTCAATGGCAGGAATGGGAATTGGAGGAATTGGGGCACCACTAACTCCTAG GTACACTTTTGGACCTGCCCTTTTTGTAGGCTGGGTGGCAGGGGGCATCTTAACAGTGGGTGGAGTTATGATGTGTGTGGCTTGTAAGGGACTTCAACCTGAAAAATCTCA GTTCCATGCAGTGTCTTATAAAGCTCCCTCCCATAATACAATCTACAAATCAGAGGACAGACAAAGACAAATTTACAATGACTCCTACAAGGCTCGTAGTGAAGATGGCAGGAGATCAAACATGAAATATGACTATGTTTGA